Genomic segment of Peromyscus leucopus breed LL Stock chromosome 23, UCI_PerLeu_2.1, whole genome shotgun sequence:
GCTGTGCTCTCAGGGGATGGTCCAGCACCGTGTTAGGGTGGGACTCAGGCACACTGGTGGCTTCAAACCTGGCTCGGTGATGGGCTAGCTGTGGCTCTACGCTCTCACACCTGCTCCAGACTATAAATTTCAGGCTGTCAGCTACAGAAATGCACGTAAACTGCCCAGAAGGTACCTGGCAGAGagcaagcctgggctatgcaTAGTGACCCTTTCTTAACAACTACCTGGTCGTAGTGGCACAGATCTATAACcgcagcactgaggaggctaGAACAGAAGGATAGaaacttggaggccagcctgggctacataggggcattcttttcatttatttttattttatgtgcattggtgttttgcccgcatgtatgtctgtatgaggtagtcagttgtgagctgccatgtgggtgctgggaattgaacctgggacctctggaagagcagccagtgctcttaacccctgagccatctctctagctccccatAGGGGCATTCTTAAGAACaaatggacagaagaaaaaacaaagtatgatgaaaagaggaggagaaaaaggaggaagaagaggaggaagaagaggaggaggaagagcaaaaggggaggaagaaggagtgaggaggagaaggagatgaggaGCAGAGGGGGACAGGTGGCACTATGCACTAGGCAGGGACTGGCCAAGGTGGCCTCCTATCCCTATCCTGGTGAGCTCCTCCCGGAAGCTGGGTGGAGACCTGCTCCTGTTTCAGAACCTTCAAAGTCAACAGCTCCAGGCAAACCTGCACATCCgggagggggtggaggcaggaggaggctggtACCTACGTATCAGGTCTGTTAGGTATTCTCAGCTCTGAACCACCGCATCTGGCACCCGGCCCCACTGGACAGCATGTCACAGAGGAGCGTTGCCCACCACACCGTCTGGCCTCACAAGACCAACCAAGccagggcagaggcagccagagaaGGATCTGGGCTGCCTGGCGTTGTGTGAGGACAAGGTGCGTCTCGGGTCTCCTCTCCACCCGTTCTGTCCCCAGGACTGTAACTGTTTGGGTTATCAGGAGCTGTCATAGCCTCCTGCCCCAACCCTACCGGACCCAAGTTCCAGCCACTCAGAGGGATCCAAGAACAGACCTGCATGATACCGTGGGGAGGAGCCCAGATGTGGGTGCACAGCTGACCTCCTAGAATGGCCTGGGGTTCCCAGGTTTTCCAGAGCTGCAGACTGGACATGGGCAGCTGCCAGCTTTCCTGCAGCACCAACCCCATGAGCCCGAAGAAGGGAGGTGGAGGCTCACAGAGTAATGAGACCACCGGAAGCAAGCACTTTGGCCTCCCTGCCCCGGGCAGCAACACCTGGGCCTCCTGTCCAGCAGATCTGGGGGCCCCCATGCCCAGGTCTCCCCCAGGCCCTCGCTAGGGCCTCCAGGCAGCCAGCGCCCGAGAACAAGGTGCTTGCACCGGTGTTTTTCTCATTgcagagaagatggagggagggcGGCTGATCCAGTTCTCCTGTCCACTGTGCAGTTTGTCTGCCTTTGTCTGCCTTCCGTCACCACGCAGACAGGCAAGTGGATGAGGCCAGCACGGCAAGCCCAGTGGGAAGCCGAGAAGCCCAGAGGCTCCTGACTTCAGTCGCCAGCGAGTCAGAGAACATGTTCCACACTCCCAGCTGTGGGCTTTTCCCCAGCCGTGAGCCTTGGGCACTGACCAGTAGTCTCAACACTCCTTCACAGGGGACAGGAAAACAGGGAGCCCATGAAACTGGCCAGCTACCTCCTACGAGGCCCTGTGGCCCAGAGGTTTTGAGTGtggggttttttaaaaataataatttatttatttttattttatatgcattggagttttgccttcatgtgtgtctgtgagagtgtcagatcctctggaacagggtcacagacagttgtgagctgtcatgtggttgctgggaactgaacccaggtcctatggaagagcagtcagtgctcttaaccactaagccatctctccagcccccaagtatGTCTTCTGAGAGTCTCTCACTTGTCGATTTGGGCATCCTGGCTGGCTAGAGAACTCCAGAATCTGcttgtctctctctgtggtgttgagattacaagcacagGCCACTCACTGTGTTCTGCATTTGCCTGgctgctgggcatcaaactcaggtcctcacacttacacagagagcaaacactttactgactgtaCTAAATTGTACTGACTGTACCAAAAAGGGGTTTCACCGTGTTCCTCTGGGGAGGTGAGTGTGTGGGGTCTGCATCCACAGCAGCGGGACAGGTAAGGTTGGAGAGTGTGGGGAAGTAGACCCGGCAAGCCCAGCAGGTTCACCCCATGGAGCCTCTGCTGCCTTTGGCTGCCCCCTGCAGGAAGAGCCAACCCTGCCCCTTCCCTGATGCAGAGAAATACTAGGTCACTCCGCCAGGCCAGTGAGGcgtttctgtgtcctgcctgaccTTGGTATCCATCATTCCCTGCCAGAGAGTGTCCATGCAGCGGCACCTTGGAAGAGGCAAAGCAGGCCAGAGGCTAAGCCCTGCCAGGGCCTGGAGAGGGGAACGGTGGTGGAAAAACCCCTGGGGAcaggagggaagggacagagatCATCAACCCCTCATCTGCAGGCAGCAGTTCCAAGGCTCTGGGCCCCCAGCCTAACTACACTGTGGCCCAACTTCCCTCCTTGGAGAGTCCCAGAGGCCCCCACAGCCGCCCCCACAGacttgggcttctctcctctgtccttgAGGTGGCCTCGGGGGCCTCAGCAGACCCCTCTTATTGGCTCAGCCTAAGAGGCAGCCGGCCAGGAGGCGCATGGGGGTGTGGGAAAGGACCTCCCCATCTGTAGACTGGGGACTGGAATGTGCTGAGCCGAGCCCAGCCTAATCCTCCATTCATCCCCTGGAGGCCACTGAGCCACTGTACAGGGCAGCCCCGAGGgtggggggacaggaggaggaacaCACTCCCAGCATGGTGGACAGTGGATGGATGGTCGGACAGACCCCCATAAGGCCAGCCAGGCTTGCATGCGAGGGCTTGCCTCCCTCACCCTTGGAGACAGATGGGCCAGTTTGGGGCTCTGGTACATGGGGTGGGGCTTGGTCATACCCTTCCTACAAAGATGGGAGGCGTGTCCCCAGATGTGTGCAAGACCCTGAGAAGTcacagtggcagagccaggcggaccgaGGAAGCTTGTTGAGAGGACGACCGGTGACCCTGCCGAGAATGAACCCAGGGAAAGAGATCTGCTCCTAAGCCATGTGCCCAGCCCCCTCTCCAGCAGGGGTAGCCTGAGGGGAGGAGAGGTCCATGTGGCCCAGACAAGGCCCTGGAGGTGGGGCTCCTGTGCCCCGCCCCAGCAGGCTCCGCTATATCCCCAGCTGCCTCGCCCTCCCCGTGGCTGAGGGCAATGGCGTTGCAGGTGGGTAAGACCGCTGCCATGGGCGCTTTCCTatgctggagaaggaagagtggGGACATCTAGCAGGTCATCTACGCCCCACTATAGAGCCGAGGGACATCGACGTCTTCTCTTCAGACCCCAAACAGAGGGGCTATGGGGGTCAGGTGTCCGGATCACCCCACCCAGAGCGGCAACGAGGTGGAGGCCTTGGGCTGGGTGGGAGTGAGTCTCCCTGAGGAAACCGTACACTTGGGGGGGGTAGGAGGCTGCAGCCCTTTGGGGCGTTATCCCCTGTGTTTTCCCTTCAGTTTGAAGCCTTCTGTGCAGGGGGCCTGGCCCCGGGCTGGAGCCTGACAGTCCAGGGACATGCAGATGCTGGAGAGGACAAGTAAGAGCCTCCTTCCCTTCCCGGGTCCGAGGTCGGAACCCTGCAGCCACACTCCTGACCCTGAGCACACCCCTCGCCCACAGGTTTGAGATCAACTTCTTAACTGATGCGGGAGACATCGCTTTCCACGTCAAGCCCCGGTTCTCCAGTGCCACGGTGGTGGGCAATGCCTTCCAGGGGGGACGCTGGGGACAGGAGGAGGTGTCCAGTGTGTTCCCGCTGACCCTGGGAGAGCCCTTTGAGGTGATGGGGCTTGTGGGAGGAAGCAGATGAGGAGATGGGTGCCCAAGGCCAATGGAGAAGGGGACTATAGTGGATATTTACATGGGTTGGTGCAATGGCCTCCCTGCTGGGCCTGGGTGGCCTCCctttcctcagtttccctacttGTTCACTGGGATGCTTCTCTCTCTGGCTGCCAGTCTCCCTGTCTTTGAGAAAAGAGGGGTCCCCAGCTGGGAACTCAGGGTTAGGTAGGCCATGTTGTGCTTTGCCAAGTAGCTGGGATCCCCcatgctctccctcccccacagaTGGAGGTGAGTGCGGACGCAGAACACTTCCACATTTACGCCCAGGAACACAAGGTGCTCCAGTTCCCACACCGTCACCGACCCCTGGCCACCATCACCAGAGTGCGGGTGCTCAGCGA
This window contains:
- the Grifin gene encoding grifin; amino-acid sequence: MALQFEAFCAGGLAPGWSLTVQGHADAGEDKFEINFLTDAGDIAFHVKPRFSSATVVGNAFQGGRWGQEEVSSVFPLTLGEPFEMEVSADAEHFHIYAQEHKVLQFPHRHRPLATITRVRVLSDHRLAQVELAKRSLSWGDGGY